DNA from Candidatus Methylomirabilota bacterium:
CGGCCTGGCCGCCCAGCCGCCCTTCGGTGCCGACCTCGCGGGCCACGCGGGTGACCTCGGAGGCGAACGACCCCAACTGATCCACCATGGTGTTGATGGTGTCCTTGAGCTGCAGGATCTCGCCCATCGCCTCGACGGTGATCTTCTTCGACAGGTCGCCGGTGGCGACGGCGGTGGTCACCAGGGCGATGTTGCGCACCTGGGAGGTGAGGTTGCCGGCCAGAAGGTTCACGTTGTCGGTCAGGTCCTTCCAGGTGCCCGAGACACCCTTGACCTCGGCCTGGCCGCCCAGCCGCCCTTCGGTGCCGACCTCGCGGGCCACGCGGGTGACCTCGGAGGCGAACGACCCCAACTGATCCACCATGGTGTTGATGGTGTCCTTGAGCTGCAGGATCTCACCCCGAGCGTCTACCGTAATCTTTTGCGACAAGTCGCCACGCGCCACAGCCGTCGTAACCGCCGCGATGTTGCGGACCTGGCCGGTCAGGTTGGCCGCCATGCCGTTGACATTATCGGTGAGGTCTTTCCAGGTGCCGCCTACGCCGGAGACGACCGCCTGGCCGCCCAGTTTGCCTTCGGTGCCGACCTCGCGGGCCACACGGGTGACCTCGGAGGCGAAGGAACGGAGCTGATCCACCATCGTATTGATGGTCTCTTTAAGCTGGAGGAACTCGCCGCGCACGTCGACGGTGATCTTCTTGGACAGGTCGCCGGTGGCGACAGAGATCGTCACATCCGCGATGTTGCGGACCTGGCCGGTCAGGTTGGCGGCCATGCCGTTGACGCTGTCGGTCAGGTCTTTCCAGGTCCCGGCCACGCCGGAGACGACCGCCTGGCCGCCCAGCTTCCCCTCCATCCCGACCTCGCGGGCCACGCGGGTAACCTCGGAGGCGAAGGAGCTGAGCTGGCTGACCATGGTGTTGACGACCTTGGCGGTGCTGAGGAATTCGCCGTCGAGGGATTTGCCTTCCACCTCCAGCGGGACGGCCTGCGACAGGTCGCCCCGCGCCACGGCCCCGATGACGCGGGCGATTTCGTTGGTGGGCCGCGCCAGATCGCTGACGAGGGTGTTGAACGAACTCACCGTCCGTCCCCATGCGCCGCTCCCATTACTCAATGAGGCGCGTACGGCGAGCTTCCCCTCCTTGCCCACCACCTTGCCGACGCGGTCGAATTCCGCAGCCATCTGTTCGTTGACCTCGATGACCTCGTTGAGGAGGTCAGCCGCCTTCCCCGCCACACCGGTCAGCCCGAGCGGCATACGCGCGGAGAAGTCGCCTTTCTTGAAGGCCCGCAGGACGTTCAACAGTTCATTCATATCCAGAGTATCCGTCCCACCTCTGGTCGCCGGCTCTGTTGGCATAGCGTGTCCTCCTGAAGACATCTCACCGTGATATCGATTCGGTACCACCTATGGCTTGGCGCCGCCCCCCTGCTCACTCATCGCGGACAGCCGAAATACCGGGGGCGCGCGGAATTGATGGCGAAACCAACGGGAAATACTAGCGAGAAGAATATGCGCGCCACATGAACCGATCCTGTCGCGGTAATCGAATGTAAGCTGCCGGAAGGGCCACACAGTAACCATCAGCAAGACCCGCTCAACGTCGTTGAGAGGCAAGACATAGCGCCGCCACTCTTGACTCCGGTCTATACACCGCGGGAAGGAACGACTCGAAGAATCCCGCAAGCCGCGAAATCTCTGGGGGGGGGGGAGGGGGGGAGGCATGCAGAATGAGCCAGGCCAGACATCTTCGGCTGCCATCGTGGCAGGCCAAGCGGAAGGGTTGTTGTGGGGAGACCACCTCGTTCATCATCGCCGTGGCATCACCCTGGTGAAGCAATGTCAGTGCAGTCTCATCAATCCATGCACACTTATATGACCGTTGTTACTGGTACATTTAAATTAGTCCATTCAGTCTAATAGTCAAGATTTATTTCTTATACCGTCGATGTATCATTAATATTGCTACCTACACTCAGATTATATCTAATGTGATGGCAAGATATATCTTGGGATTAATCTATCTCACTCATCGTCCCGTCTCTGGAGGCTCTTAGGAGGGTAATGGAAGAGTAACAGTGAGGGTACTTCCCTGACCCTCTCCGGGAGAGGTGGCAGTTACGAAACCTCCGTGCAGCGCGACCAGGCGTTTGGTCAGAGCGAGACCAAGGCCGGTCCCCTGTTGCGGCTTTCCGATGGAACTGTCTAACTGTGTAAACTCTTGGAAGAGTCGACTCAGATCCTCAGCCTTGATCCCGATACCGTTATCCTGTACAACAATCTCAACCCACTCGGGGGTTTCTGAGGTGTGTTCCGCTGCGCACCGCACTGTGCGTGCAGTGACCGTAACGGAACCGCTCGCTGGGGTGAATTTCACGGCGTTGCTCAAAAGGTTATACAGAATCTGCTTGAAGCGGAGCGGGTCAGCCACCAGGATGTCAGGGGCCTCTCCCAGGTGCAGCGAGAGCGCCACCCCCTTCCCG
Protein-coding regions in this window:
- a CDS encoding HAMP domain-containing protein translates to MPTEPATRGGTDTLDMNELLNVLRAFKKGDFSARMPLGLTGVAGKAADLLNEVIEVNEQMAAEFDRVGKVVGKEGKLAVRASLSNGSGAWGRTVSSFNTLVSDLARPTNEIARVIGAVARGDLSQAVPLEVEGKSLDGEFLSTAKVVNTMVSQLSSFASEVTRVAREVGMEGKLGGQAVVSGVAGTWKDLTDSVNGMAANLTGQVRNIADVTISVATGDLSKKITVDVRGEFLQLKETINTMVDQLRSFASEVTRVAREVGTEGKLGGQAVVSGVGGTWKDLTDNVNGMAANLTGQVRNIAAVTTAVARGDLSQKITVDARGEILQLKDTINTMVDQLGSFASEVTRVAREVGTEGRLGGQAEVKGVSGTWKDLTDNVNLLAGNLTSQVRNIALVTTAVATGDLSKKITVEAMGEILQLKDTINTMVDQLGSFASEVTRVAREVGTEGRLGGQA